A stretch of Oreochromis aureus strain Israel breed Guangdong linkage group 11, ZZ_aureus, whole genome shotgun sequence DNA encodes these proteins:
- the ensab gene encoding endosulfine alpha b — protein sequence MSSENLDSDTQVDYEDEKQDSQEKNANPVKAEEAKLKAKYPGLGQRPGGSDFLMKRLQKGQKYFDSGDYNMAKAKMKNKQLPVAGPDKNLVTGDHIPTPQDLPQRKSSLVTSKLAG from the exons ATGTCGTCAGAAAACCTGGACTCGGACACTCAGGTGGACTACGAGGACGAAAAACAG GACTCTCAAGAGAAAAATGCAAACCCAGTTAAGGCAGAAGAGGCGAAGCTGAAGGCCAAATATCCTGGTCTGGGCCAGAGGCCCGGTGGGTCAGACTTCCTGATGAAGAGACTACAAAAAGGA CAAAAGTACTTTGATTCGGGTGACTACAACATGGCCAAGGCCAAGATGAAGAACAAGCAGCTTCCTGTGGCGGGGCCTGACAAGAATCTGGTAACTGGTGACCACATCCCCACGCCACAAGATCTACCCCAGAGGAAGTCCTCCTTGGTGACCAGCAAGCTAGCTGGCTAG
- the mcl1b gene encoding induced myeloid leukemia cell differentiation protein Mcl-1b encodes MTNYLMSKRNQFTFIDYLLPQNGVPEGPMHYGSGKSSPQNATGSSKDSSNGIVSNGTPKRPNNLEVTSTNGYKTKAIRDREEDGSLPSTPEFHLDSESDEELERETKLLIHSFLGDFTGLSQPQRKETKALKTMKRVVADVLEKHRYAYNGMINKLSLDERHEDMSFVGAVAKSLFADHMTNWGRIVSFVAFGAVVSQHLKEKGRDNCVALVSQEVSAYLLSEQRDWIVKNNAWDGFVEFFRVADPESTVRNTLMAFAGFAGIGATLALLIR; translated from the exons ATGACCAACTATTTGATGTCGAAAAGGAACCAGTTTACCTTCATAGACTATCTTCTTCCTCAAAATGGAGTCCCGGAGGGACCAATGCACTATGGATCGGGGAAATCCTCTCCGCAGAATGCCACAGGCTCCTCTAAAGACTCTAGCAACGGGATTGTGTCTAATGGTACCCCCAAACGGCCGAACAACCTCGAGGTAACCTCAACAAACGGGTATAAAACAAAAGCTATCCGGGACCGGGAGGAAGACGGTTCGTTGCCGAGCACCCCGGAGTTTCATTTGGACAGTGAATCCGACGAGGAGCTGGAGAGAGAAACGAAACTCCTTATTCACAGTTTTTTGGGTGATTTTACTGGACTTTCTCAGCCTCAACGAAAGGAAACCAAAGCactaaaaacgatgaaaagagttGTTGCGGACGTATTAGAAAAGCACAGATACGCTTACAACG GAATGATTAATAAACTGTCATTGGATGAAAGACACGAGGATATGTCATTTGTCGGTGCTGTAGCGAAGAGCCTCTTTGCAGACCACATGACCAACTGGGGTCGTATTGTCAGCTTTGTGGCCTTCGGAGCAGTGGTGTCTCAGCACCTGAAGGAAAAGGGCAGAGACAACTGCGTGGCGCTAGTGAGCCAAGAGGTTTCTGCATACCTGCTGTCTGAACAGCGAGACTGGATTGTCAAAAACAATGCATGG GATGGCTTTGTGGAGTTCTTTCGAGTAGCAGACCCTGAGTCCACGGTCAGGAACACACTCATGGCCTTTGCTGGATTTGCTGGTATTGGGGCAACACTGGCCCTGTTGATCAGGTGA